The sequence below is a genomic window from Nicotiana tomentosiformis chromosome 6, ASM39032v3, whole genome shotgun sequence.
aaggctccggaagaacTATTGTATTTCTGTATAGGGGAACAAAatttattatcgacaatgcattgtactcctccaagtcccgaagaaatttgttgagttttatagatatccgccgaaatgggtatcatgttgagacaatagatgaaatgaatgtggaatatctttgtattacaaagaatatttctggccagaaatgcattgtagaaaagttaccaactttatcttctggcttatactattcaaacattagtacagttgaagcacactctatcgtaaaccagaagtttactgattcaaatatttttgtgctttggcatggccgtttgggccatcctggatcaataatgatgagacgaattactgaaaattcgagtgggcatccattaaagaacctgaagattcttacaaataatgaatttccttgtgatgcttgttatcaaggcaaaatgatcactagaccatcaccaatgaaggttggcattgagtcccctacctttttagaacgtatacatggggatatatgtggacctattcacccaccaagtgggtcgtttagatattttatggtcctaatagatgcatcttcaagatggtctcatgtgtgcctattatcatctcgcaacccagcgtttgcaaagttattagcccaaataattcgattaagggcacaattcccagattatcctataaaggctattcgccttgataatgctggagaattctcatctcaaacttttgatgattactgtctatcagttgggataaaagttgaacatcttgtagcttatgttcatactcaaaatggccttgcagagtcattcaTTAAAcggctgcaattgatagcaagaccactacttatgaaaacaaaattgcccactactgtttggggccatgctatcttgcacgcagcatcacttatccgtctcagaccaacgcattataataaatattctccgtcacaattagtttttggtcatgaaccaaatattgcccatctacgaatttttggatgtgctgtatatgtgccagtagcaccaccacagcgcagtaagatgggcccccaaagaaggttaggaatatatatttagtttgaatcaccctctattattcgctatcttgaaccattgacgggagatttatttactgcccgatttgcagattgtcgatttgatgaaacaaattttccacaattagggggagagaaaaaggaaatcaaaagagaaattgtgtggaaagtttcatcattatctcactttgatccacgtacccctatatgtaatcaggaggtccagaagatcatccatttacagaatatagcaaatcaaatgccagacgcatttactgatttgaaaaggataactaagtcacatattcctGGAGAGAATGTGTCTATCCGAATTGAtatcccagcaggaccatctattagcatgagagctagtgaagctaaagcacgcctgaagcgtggtaggtctatgggttctaaggatcgaaatcctagaaaaagaaaatcgacaaatgatcaaaatgatattatgaagggatctcctgaagagacccaagatctgattagttatgagattcctgaagaaatgaataaacccgagactcaagtgagcgaggaacttttaataagttctactggtgatgggattaatttaaatcgatctgaaatagtggtggataatatttttgcatataatattgcacttaacattatgcaagatagtgaggattttgaaccccgatctgtcgaagaatgtcaacaaagatctgattggccaaaatggcaagggaaAATTCATCAGagttgaacgcacttgctaaaagagaggtctttggaccagtagtccaaacacctgctggtataaaaccaattggtcataaatgagtttttgtgcgaaaaaggaatgagcaaaatgaagttgaaagatacaaggctcgccttgtcgcacaaggattctcacaacgacctggagtcgattatgaagaaacatattcacccgttatggatgccataacatttcgatatctcatcagtttagccttacgtgaaaagtttgaaatacatctaatggatgtggttacagcttatctgtacgggtcacttgataataaaatttacatgaaaatccctgaaggatttaaaatgcctgaagcatattcaaaatctcgagaaatatactcaatcagattacaaagatctttgtacggtttaaaacaatctgggcgcatgtggtataatcgccacagtgaatatttgctgaaagagggttacataaatgatgttatttgtccatatatttttataaaaaaaatggcttcagaatttgttatacttgctgtttatgttgatgacataaatcttgttggaacttcagaagagctccaaaaggcaattgaatatcttaagaaagaatttgagatgaaagatcttaggaagacaaaactttgtcttggtttgcaaattaaacatttagcagacgtgatctttatccatcaatctgcatatacagaaagggtcttaaaacgcttttacatagacaaagcacacccattgagtacaccaatggttgttaaatcacttgaagtgaataaggacccgttccgacctccagaagaggatgaggaactcctgggtcctgaaacaccctatctcagtgcaattgatgcacttatgtatcttgctaatgctacaaggcctgacatagcattttctgttaatttactagcaagatatagctcttctcctacacggagacattggaacgggattaagcatatattgcgatatttaaagggaactcttgatatgggtttgttttatgctaacaaagatagtgcagatcttgttgattatgcagatgcaggttatttatctgatccccataaagctagatctcaaaccgggtacgtgtttacatgtggaggtactatcatatcatggcgctccacaaaacaatctattgttgctacttcttcatatcatgctgaaataatagctattcatgaagcaagtagggaatgcgtatggttgagatcaataattcattttattcgagaaaaatgtgatttggaatgtgagaaaagacccacaattttatacgaagacaatgctgcatgtatagcccaattgaagggaggatttataaaaggagatagaacgaagcacatttcaccaaaattattctacacacacgatcttcagaaaaatggtgacattgatgtgcaacaaatccgttcaagtgacaatccggcggatttattcaccaaatctttaccaacttcaacttttgagaagatggtatacaagattggaatgcagagacttaaatatttgaaacaaggttttcatcaggggagtaaaatacgcgatgtactcttttttccttactaaaatTTTTTTCCACAGAGTTTTCCTTAtaaagtttttaatgaggcagttagcaatgcgtattactaaatatgtgtactcttttttcttcactaggattttttcccatgagatttttcctagtaaggttttaacgaggcacattatcttttaatgaacatccaaggggagtgttatgaatatattatattatggatgttcatttagtactccgttgtaaataagcttcctgaagaagtttatccatatgagactccgccataaatatatttatctatttagtactctattggaaataagcctcctgaagaagcttatcctttcggtactccgctatggataaatattacccatgatagaagattatctatatctggcacaacagtttagagcagcagcttacaagtagcttacacagcagcttacaagcagcttacacagcagcttacacagcagcttgcagtagcagttTACACAACAACTTTCTTTCTTtaataaatagaggagaattcagttcattatgtacagaagtttgaagtttgaataatatatcagtttctctctatacttgtctttactttaccatctttattttataacattaaCAAGAAAACAACGAAAGTAACGACTTGCCCCTATCGATGTCTACCACTTCTCATAGGTTTAACAAATACAATGTAAAAGTAGTGAAAGTAACGACTTGCTAGCTCATTTACCGAACTATACACTTTACTTTTTTTATGTTTCACTAGGCGCAGAGCTAAAATATAACTTACCGGTATATTGGAATTAGATAAATTTGATCTaaactttatttttgttttaaaaatttattttatatgtataaattattaatgtAAAATCTAGACTTTCAATGAGAGTAAAATTTTAAATCTATAAGATTCAAATTTTGACTTCACTTTAATTGGTTTAAACTTTTTTCCGGTGTTTTAAAGAGTAATGACATAAAATGAAACGTTTTACTTCATACGGAGTGAGACATAGACACACCAAGACATGAGCCGAAAGAAGTATCATATAGATTCTAAATGTTATAGTTATTTGTTGCGtaaattttgtatttttattaaaaatatattaaatatctataaatatataACTGTGAATtcagttattattgtatattaatttgaGATTATAGCAGGAactcataaactttaaattctgAATTCGCCTCTGATTATGTCGTGTACTGAATCCCAACTTCTATGTTTGGTTTGCAACATAGAACTGGCCAAACAACTAGTACCATATTTCCCCCTCAAATAATTAACGTAATGTAGGGCACCCTCTGCTTTCAATATTGGATCTATAATAATAGGTAATTTCATACTTTTTTCTTCTCTGTTTATGTGACACTAGTTCACTGATATAGAATTTAAGAAATAAAGATTTTTGAAATTCGTGTTATGGAACAAACAATACACTTGAATAACAATAAATTAATCTagtaagaaaaaattaaaaaaagattaaagttaaattattttataatataaaaaaaatataattgttTTTTAGGATAATCTAAAATGAACATGTGCCACATAAAATAGGATAAAGGGAATACTAAATTTGATATGATAGCATAAATTAATAGAATAATAATTTTTAGTAATCGATTAATTTGCACTAATAGTATAAAAATTCTTTCTATCATcattgtatataacttaaattcttcaACCACATGAATTGCCTGATTGACAAAATCTAGTATTTCCAAATCGGACTTCTTATATGTGCGAAACATAAATGTAAATAAAGTTAAATCGGTACACATCTTAAAATTCACTGTATCAACTCAAAACTCCGTTTATAACTGATCTTTACTATATCTTAATtaatccaaaataaaataaataggtGGAGATTTGCCCACCTTTAGTTGTTTTTGAGGTGGAcacattttctatttttcttctaGAAACACAGATAATAGTAGAGCTAGAAGTGTTAAAACACTTCTCTTCTAGAAACTTTCTTTTAATGAAAGAAACTTCAAATTAAAGATGAAAAGTTAAAAAGGAGTCATTACCTAACATAACGCCAGTTGAAGAAGTATTGAAATCTATTGGATTTTTGCAACTTTAAATTGGTTTACTTTCATCGTACGTAGGAGGAGTAATTGGGCTTACGAAAATATGTGGATAATGATACAATCAAATCGCTCTATAACAATTGTATCTGTTTCGATATTTTTTGGTTGCTATAATAAAATACTGTTatagtaacataacatgaaaattttgtttcaaaataaatttgacgGTTATAGTAAAGTATTGTTATAAATAAGGATGACTGTTATAGAGAGATCTAACTGTAtaaactttttatttatttattttgttaacACTTATCTTCCAAATAGTCCGGAACTACATCCCTTAAATAGCAATTTTCATTTTCGTGATAAACTTGTCCAGGTGTAATTTTTTAccacaaaaaaaaagaagaaaaagaagtaaaaaaCTTGTCTGGTGTATTTCTTAATCAATAATTCGTTTTTTGGATAAAACAGAAGAAActaacaaaaaaaagaagaagaggattATGTAAAGAAAAGACAAGTCTAGAAGTCATATTTATTGGTTTAAGTATAGGTCATTTATTTGATAATTACGGGCCAGCCTCTTGATAAACATTGaatatgataaaaataataactgCTCAacaattatatattaaaattcaTTGATAATGCAAATAATTTTTACACcatctgtttacccgaaaaacggatagagttgaatttatacgtgatcctaaggatacgtggtataaattGGTACAAATTGGATGGATAAGtaaaaatatatcaaatattgactgtaaaagaaatgaatacaaacccaaattgagtAGAAAATGATTGCTAGACGAACATATGAAACAATGCCAAGAGCCCAAAGAATGACAATATTTGTTATAAGTtgtgtaaatctcaataatctctGAATGTGAGAGTGTATGAATGAGTATTCCAAATCAATCTTTTACAAATGAGAGCCACCCTAATATAATGGAGGAgccctactttggatataattaaaaatgcaTAGTGGCTATAACGTCTCTTTTGTCTCTAGGCTCGACACCGATGGAATCGATCACTACCCATGTGGAAGagtatctgagtgtttacacttaccctttcacgatGGGTCCCCTCGATCCAGTCATTATCGATTtttgcaagaaataccaggtgaccctcggtcaaattcatccttctttctggaggatcgtgatcttgATTCGTTTCTTTGTGAGTAAAATCGATGGACTTTCCTTCACTCTCGACCACCTTATAAGATTATATAGTCCTCGACTTTACCGAGGCGGGCTCATAAGGCTTCAATATCGTGCCACCAAGGTGTTCACATCGAGCATAGATGAAGATAAGGATCgggggctggatgggccggtttgttcgagtgaagacctcgaacctaatcccggctgagagcatgccattttctgagaaatggaatatgaaacgtaagtacgATCCCGTTTTAAATCTCTGTTTGTCTTACTTTTTTATCCTTTCTTATTAGTGCCTTTCTCGATGATGTcgttgcttggatgccgggtgcGGTTCCTTACCTTGAGAACTGGGTCAAAAACCTGGTCTAGACATCAACATttgtcgagcgctcatggcgcgatttgtcgaagggtcgatgggaagctcgtactcatggtaagcttTCATCTTGGTCTGCCGATTCGTTTTTCATCCGAGATTACATGTTTATTCGAAGCATGAGTTTACTTATCTTCTTCCTTCGCAGGTCTCGGGAAACATGCGGTCATGAGGGCCCCGTCTGGTGGTGAAGAAGTTTTACCGCCTGTCTCAAAGTCGTTGAAGGAAGGTAAGAGAAAAAGGACCTTGGATTCCGAGGGTCAAAAACCTAAGAAGAGAACAGTCTGTAAGCCCAAGGGAACCACAATCCCATTGACTATGGAATCGGTCCTACGTCTAAgggatgatgaagaagaagataaCTCTAGGTTGGTGGCCCGTGCACGGGACGGTACTGATACTTGTAAAGCTTTGGGACCGGTGGGGACTGATTCTGCTTCACCTAGGTCCGACAAGGTCGAGGAGAAGACTTCGACCCGAATTCCCGAGCAAAGGGGGACCGAGGATGGTTTATCTCAGGGAAACGAATCCGTCGAAGAGGCGATTGATGACGGTGCATGAACCTAGTTTGAGGTTCCCCGAGATGGAGGCAGCGCCTCAAAAGAAGTAATTGGGGCAATAGAGATTGGCGATTCCCTTTATTTTCCTTCGTTTTCCCAGTCTATGATACATGATGCCCAAGATGTGGAGGTTTATCATGGGGAGGGAGCCCATGGAGAGGATCCTTTCCATGGTTATTGTGTTGGAGTAGAAGATGCTATGGGTCCGAGCGATTTGGAGGCTTCGAAGAAGAGCTCGGGCAAGGCAGGGATTCCTCGTACATTCAACGAGGCTCAGcaggccctgaatcgggtaagttcgCTTTTTCTTTGTCAACTTTCTTACTTGTATATTTCTTCTTTCGTATAactcctttttattttttgtaggCTTTTGCGCTCTATCACGAGGCATTTTTCCGATCCTGATGGGAGCTAAGCCAGTCTGAAGCCGAAATTCGAGGGCTTATTGAGGAGAGAGATACCCTcaaacttctcagtgagcagagGGAAGGAGAAGCAAGAGGACTTCGAGCCGAGCTAGAAGCAGCTCGGAAAGAACATACCAATTtgtccgagcaggtaaaaagAGTCTTTGAATTTAATGGCATTGATTTGGGCGTGAAGGCTAACAGTTCGGTCCCGCAGGTTCAGCAAAAGCTCGATATGATTGGGCAGCTTCGTGCCGGGTGGACGCAGTGAAAGCGGGGACCGAGGAGTGGATAAAGAACATGGATCGCCTCGCTTCTGAAAAGGAGGCTACCCGGGCTCAACTGGCCTCGGTCGAGACTCAACTCCGAAGCTCCAAAGAGaaagccttggtgcaagccaagaatatcgaggagttccagtctcggttggGCTCAGTGACTTCTGATCGAGAGAAACTGGCCTTGGAACTGGCAGCGGCCAAATCCGAGGTCGAAATAGCTATGGCgaatgctgatgcaatggtggtTATTTACCGGTCCGATGCAGAAGTCGCTCAGGTTCGATCAAAAGAGGTTGTCAAGGCTTCTCAAGCTCGAAAATATTAGGTTgtcgagcatgctaaatgccaatctcggagggagactctagaggagatccgcgctcgtggcttcgatcttataGCCGATATCGAAAATgcaaaagagctcgaagccgaagccagagtgttggcctttcccgatgatgatgataccgggagtATGAGCGGTTCTGAGAGCGAAGAAGGCCTCGAGAGTGAAGATGTTGCTCTTGGAGAGGACTAAGCTCTtttagtatttttcttctttcttttaagACCGTTTTGGTCTTCTGTAGAAAAACTTGATCGGGCCATAGTGcccttgttattgttgttgttgtatatataaAACTTTCTTTTTTTTATGGCTTCTGAATCTTTTGCCTTTCTTGTTAATTTATACAAAGTAGGGTTGGGCGTTCGGTCGGTTCGGTTTTAAGAAATTCGGTACGGTTATTTGGTTTTCAGTTTTGTAAAAGTAGTAACTGAAACCGAACTGAAATAAGTTCGGTTCAGTTCGGTTTAAGAAATTCGGTTCGGTTTATTTCGGTTCGATTTTTGGTTTGAACATTATCATATTGGGCTCTCTCTATGTAATAGTTGGATTGACGAATTTGTtggttttctttcaaaatttcgGTAAATTAGACTGAAACCAACCGAATATTTGTTGGTTTGCTAATAATTTGATTTTTCGGTTAACCGAACCAAATAAACTAATAACgaaaaaccgaaccgaaaaactgaaattttaaaattttaaaccgaaaccgaccaaaaaaaaCTGAATAACCGAAacagaaataaaaatattttcggttCCGTCGGTTTTTTTGGTTCAGACTGAAATATGCACACCCCTAATACGAAGGCCAAAAAGTGCCTTAGCACGGAATAATTGCTTGAAGGtccgagtgaatgttcgaactcgatCATTTTTTATAGGTAGTCTctgagtgaatgttcgaactcgaacTGAGATAGCTTTTTGACGAATAGAGTTCAAGTGAAATGATTtgttcaaattcgagcaaaggtAGCCTTAAGACTTttcggtcgagtgagtgtttgctcgaactcaaattaatgtACCCTTTaggttttatggtcgagtgagtgtttctcgaactcgaattaatgtagcccttaggctttatggttgagtgagaatgatttctcgaactcgagttaaggtagcccttaggctttttagtcgagtgagtgtttgctcgaactagaattaatgtagcccttaggctttatggtcaagtgagaatgatttctcgaactcgagttGAGGTAGTCCTTAGGCTTTTCAGCCGAGTAAGtgtctgctcgaactcgaattaatgtagatcttaggttttatggtcgagtgagaatgatttctcgaactcgagttaaggcagcccttaggcttttcagtcgagtaagtgtttgctcaaactcgaattaatgtagcccttaggctttatggtcgagtgagcgtttgctcgaactcgaattaatgtagcccttaggctttatggttgagtgacaatgatttctcgaactcgagttaaggtagcccttaggcttttcagtcgagtgagtgtttgctcgaactcgaattaatgtagcctttaggctttacggtcgagtgagaatgatttcttgaACTCGAGTTAAGGCAAACCTTAGGCTTTTcattcgagtgagtgtttgcttgaactcgaattaatgtagcccttaggctctatggtcgagtgagtgtttgctcgaactcaaattaatatagcccttaggctttatggtcgagtgagaatgatttcttgaactcgagttaaggtagcccttaggcattttagtcgagtgagtgtttgctcgaactcaaattaatgtAGCTCTtagactttatggtcgagtgagaatgatttctcgaactcgagttGAGGCAGCCCTTAGGATTTttagtcaagtgagtgtttgttcgaactcgaattaatgtagcccttaggctttatggtcgagtgagtgtttgctcgaactcgaattaatgtagcccttaggctttatggtcgagtgagaatgatttctcgaagttgagttaaggtagcccttaggcttttcagtcgagtgactatttgctcgaactcgaattaatgtaacccttaggctttatggtcgagtgagaatgatttctcgaactcgattTAATAGATCGAGAATATGAAGAAGAAGAATCTTTCTAAGATATGAGATATcgataaagaagaaatttctctttataagtcattatacatgcgctcatgttttgtgccagggctcgagcaagcTACACttgcatggttcgtttgaccatttaGCCCTTACAagtttttcctatcgagaccttgTTGCCATGAAGTCATTTCCTTGTATCGAGCTTGATAtatccgagggtaatgccccccctcccccagtatttgaggttgattgtaaagaggcctcagatactgttgaattgttctaagttagcacgatcaataaTTGCCTCATTTAAAACctcgccgaaaaacccatttgggacaaaaccgatctaagggaaaaagagtgcaacgcacgctttcagacctaaaggcttcgagttgaagaATCCTTCCCTATTACTCG
It includes:
- the LOC138893533 gene encoding uncharacterized protein, encoding MIHDAQDVEVYHGEGAHGEDPFHGYCVGVEDAMGPSDLEASKKSSGKAGIPRTFNEAQQALNRLSQSEAEIRGLIEERDTLKLLSEQREGEARGLRAELEAARKEHTNLSEQFGPAGSAKARYDWAASCRVDAVKAGTEEWIKNMDRLASEKEATRAQLASVETQLRSSKEKALVQAKNIEEFQSRLGSVTSDREKLALELAAAKSEVEIAMANADAMVVIYRSDAEVAQVVEHAKCQSRRETLEEIRARGFDLIADIENAKELEAEARVLAFPDDDDTGSMSGSESEEGLESEDVALGED